The genomic interval TGACTTAAGCTTTTTACCACAAAAGATATATTGATTTATTCCATATTTAAACGTTAGAGTTGCTAAATTATCTAATCCCAAATCAATACTCGCTACATTAGTTTTATGATTTTCTAACTCTTCTTTATTGTAAATTACAATTAAATCCCAACATTTTTGAACTTTGTCATAGTTAAATCTTGCTTGTTGTAAGCTATTCCAATTTATAATGTCTTGAAGTTTTTTAGAAACCTCAAAATTAAGACTTTCCACATTAAATAATGACTTTATAGCTTTTGATAATGATAATTTTAATAGTCCATTATCATATCTTATAGCAAGATTTGTAAATATAATTTCATTCTTATTCTTATCAACATTCTTAAATTTTGGTGGTCTTGGTTTTGCTTTATATTTGCTTGGATTTATTCCAAAGTCTTTAATACTCGCAAAATAAGACTTCCAATTTTGCTCTAATACTTTAAACATTTGTTGTCTTGTATGACTATGTAAGAAATCACAATGCCAGTTTGACTTATATTCCTTTTCAATATCATAATAAGTTTTTTTTACACCCTTTTCTCTCAAATCATAGTTAATAATATTGTATAACTTAGTTGTATGATAAGATAGTTCTTCAATTATTTTTAACTGCTTATGGCTTATATTCGGTTTAAATTTAAAACTTAATTTCATTTATTTCACCTCCTTACATAATTATCTATATATTTATTATAACTTTATATTGATATATATATACCCGAATCTTTGTTGCACACCTGCTTATATCATATGAAATGATAGAAGAACGTAAAGAGAAAAGTGTATACGATATATCTAAAAATTCACCTTTGGATTTGTTTTTGATTAAATTAAACTCTTAAAATATATATACTAAAAATAAAAACTCTTTATCCTAAGTGATGCTTTAAGATAAAGAGTTTTTTGTGTAGTTTTATTAAACGTATTTTATTTATTTTTACTATCAAAATTATCAATAAATCTAAATACTATTTCTTCTATATCTTCATATTCTAGTGCATCTAATAATTTTACTGCACCAATTCTATTTATTTCAACAAATAAAGGTCTATGAATATCTCTATTTATCATAATATTATCTCTAAATTTCTCTTCATATTTACATACTGCTTTAATTATATTCTTGACTATATCTCGATTTCTAGAAAATGATCTTGTTAATAATGACTCTCCAAAATCTTTTTCATGCAAAAATAATTTCTCAGTTAAATAAAATTTATTATCATAATTCTCATCATAAGTAGTATAGGCAAACCACCAAAGTCTAGATATTCCATTTCTAACCAATCTTCTATCTTTAGATTCATAATGCAAAAAATATCTACTTTTTATTCTATTTATTTGTTTATCATTACTATTATCTTCACCTATAGGCCAACGTTTATTCATATAATCCCAAAATACACTATGAGTTAGATATATCCAAATTTGTGGTTCTGTCGCTTGTTGGATTGTTATATTTTTAAAAGCATTATATACTCTTTTGCAGTTTTCAAGTTCATCCATATTATTATCAGAAGGTATTAACTCTAAATCTTCAAATTCAATGTCAGTATAACCTTTAAAATCACTTTCAAAAAAATCTTCTAACCAGGCTTTACTTCTAAAATAATTCCCAGCAAAAAAATTTTTAGTTATGTTATCTTTTAAAAATTCACAACTATCATGCTTCAAAAAGTTTAATTGCATTTTATTTATCCCCCAATTTTATATATTCAATGGACTTGTCCACTATTTCTTCTAATATTTTATTAACAACATTGCTTATACAAATCTCATTATTTAAATCTAAATTCAACCTTAATAATAAGCTTTTTAAAGATTCAGCCCAATACTCATCTTCATATTTCTCTTCATCAAATTTTATTTCAGTTAAAATTTCCGTTAATACTGGTGCTATAAACATACTTCCTAATATACATTCAGCTCCACTCCCAATATTAATCTTAA from Clostridium perfringens carries:
- a CDS encoding DUF6339 family protein, with protein sequence MQLNFLKHDSCEFLKDNITKNFFAGNYFRSKAWLEDFFESDFKGYTDIEFEDLELIPSDNNMDELENCKRVYNAFKNITIQQATEPQIWIYLTHSVFWDYMNKRWPIGEDNSNDKQINRIKSRYFLHYESKDRRLVRNGISRLWWFAYTTYDENYDNKFYLTEKLFLHEKDFGESLLTRSFSRNRDIVKNIIKAVCKYEEKFRDNIMINRDIHRPLFVEINRIGAVKLLDALEYEDIEEIVFRFIDNFDSKNK
- a CDS encoding RNA-guided endonuclease InsQ/TnpB family protein; the protein is MKLSFKFKPNISHKQLKIIEELSYHTTKLYNIINYDLREKGVKKTYYDIEKEYKSNWHCDFLHSHTRQQMFKVLEQNWKSYFASIKDFGINPSKYKAKPRPPKFKNVDKNKNEIIFTNLAIRYDNGLLKLSLSKAIKSLFNVESLNFEVSKKLQDIINWNSLQQARFNYDKVQKCWDLIVIYNKEELENHKTNVASIDLGLDNLATLTFKYGINQYIFCGKKLKSVNSYTNKQIAHLQSIEMFKYGSDKFKNTKRINKIRRYRNNYINDYMHKVSKAIINKAIENNVGKIVIGKLKGIKQNMDFNKTFVQVPIQSLAELICYKAKLQGIEVKFQEESYTSGCSALDLEPITKQNCDKSRRIVRGLFLSSYGLINSDINGSLNILRKSEKCIPDLIKLVRDNGKLDSPKRIRVAC